From the genome of Carnobacterium viridans:
AAAGAATTTGAAAAACAACAAGGTGAAATAGCAAAACTAGAGGATTTTGTCAGTCGCAATCTAGTCCGTACCTCAACAACTAAGCGCGCACAAAGCCGACGGAAGCAACTAGAAAAAATGGACCGGATAGATAAACCTCAAGGAGATGAAAAGTCTGCTCGCTTCTCTTTCAAATCAGAAAAGGAAAGTGGAAATGTTGTCTTGACCTTGGCTAATGGAGCCATTGGGTACGAGGATACTATTTTATCTAGTCCTATTGAATTAGATGTTCGAAAATACGATTCGATTGCTTTAGTGGGACCAAATGGGATTGGAAAATCAACTTTATTAAAATCCTTAATTGGACATCTTCCTTTGATTCAAGGTGAAAAGCATTTAGGAACAAATGTATTATTGGGGTATTATGACCAAGAACAATCCGATTTGAATTCAACGAAATCTGTATTAGCTGAGCTCTGGGATGAGCATCTAACTACTCCTGAAAAAGACATTCGTTCCATTTTGGGTAGTTTTTTGTTTTCTGGTGCGGATGTGGAAAAATCGGTCTCTTCACTAAGTGGTGGAGAAAAAGCACGTTTAGCTTTAGCTAAGCTAGCGATGAATAAAGATAATTTTCTTATGTTAGATGAACCAACAAATCATTTGGATATCGATAGTAAAGAGGTTTTGGAAAATGCATTAATTGATTTTGATGGAACCTTACTATTCGTTTCTCATGACCGTTATTTTATCAACCGAATTGCAACAACAATCATCGAACTCTCTGAAAACGGCAGTACTCTTTACTTAGGTGATTACGACTATTATCTTGCAAAAAAAGCTGAGCAAGAAGAAATGCGGTTATTGGTGGAAACTAAGACCGCCGAGACATCCAAAGTTGAACCTGTTCCAACAGTCAAAGGAAATCGTGAAATCAATAAAGCTGAACAAAAAACACTTCGCCAATTGACACGTCGTATTGAAACAATCGAAGTAGAAATGGATGAACTTGAAACGATTATTTCAAACTGCGAAACACAATTAATTGATCCAGAAGTATTCGGTAATCATTTACGTGTACAGGAACTGAACACAGAAATTAACGTTGCTCAAGAAAAACTAGACAATTTAGTGGGTGAATGGGAAGAAAAAAGCTTACAAGTAGAAGAATTACAATAAAAGCAAAAAAGGGTGAGAGTTTCGTCTCATCCTTTTTTGCTTTCTAAAACTTTCTTTGTTGATTAGAATAATAAACACTCTTAATAATGATTTCTGGAGAAATAAGAGTTTCTTGTAACCATGCAAAGGATTCCATGGCTCTCCACAAGCAAATCCGACTATTCCAGAAGAAATTTTATTTTATAGTACTTTTGTATCAATCCTAGTTAAATGTTAATCCTGGTTTAGCATTCAACGCGTAATCCGTAAACTGATTTTTTTGATACTGAATCGAAGCAGCCGCTCCGATCATAGCTGCATTATCTCCACACAGCGACAATGGCGGAATGATCAATTCTACATCTGGCAATTCTTCAGCCATAACTTTCGTAAGCGTATCACGCAATCCTTTATTTGCCGCTACTCCTCCTGCCAAAACCAATTGTTTCACCTTAAATTCTTTAGCGGCTCTTAACGTTTTTGAAACCAAGACCTCAATCACACTTGCCTGAAAACTAGCAGCTAAATTTATATTATTTAGTGGCTCTCCTTTTTGATTGGCATTATGAACAGTATTGATAAAGGAACTTTTTAAGCCACTAAAACTAAAATCATAGTTATTTTCTTTCAACATAGCTCTTGGGAAATGATAAGTGTCTTCTCCAAGATGAGCCATCTCGTCTATCTTTTTCCCGCCAGGATAAGGCAAGCCTAATACGCGACCGATTTTATCATAGGCTTCTCCTGCTGCATCATCTCTTGTTTCACCAATGATTGTGTAGTCACCATCTTCCTTCATATAAACCAGTTCAGTATGTCCCCCACTAACAACTAATGCTAAGAGTGGAAAAACAAGCGGTTTAATCAAACGATTGGCATAAATGTGACCTGCCATGTGGTTAACAGCAATCAACGGTAATTGATGTGCAAAAGCAACAGCCTTTGCAGCGTTAACCCCAATCAAGAGTGCACCAACTAATCCTGGTCCTTGTGTAACAGCTACTGCTGAAAGATCTTCATAATTAACGTTTGCTTCAGTCATCGCTTCCTCAATACATTGGGTGATCTGTTCAACATGATGTCGACTAGCAATTTCAGGCACTACTCCACCGAAACGCATATGGCTTTTTATTTGTGAAGCAACAATATTTGAATGGACAATCGTCCCATCTTCAATCACGGCCACACTGGTTTCATCGCAACTCGATTCAATTGCTAAAATTAGATTTCTCTTTATAGTCATGCTTTCACTCTTTCTGTACTAGAATCTATTCAACCTATGTCTCTGTTTTTAAATCTTCAGCTGCATGATCAAGGCATGATCAACAGGGTCATGGTAATAATTTTTACGCAGCGAGATTGTTTCAAAACCTGCTCTCTCATATACAGCAATCGCAACTTTATTCTGCTCTCGAACCTCTAAAAAGACTGTTTTGATTTCTTCAACTTTTAACTGTTTGATAAATGCGCTTAAAAAGGATTGGCCGATTCCTTGATTTTTAAAAGGTTTTAGAATCCCAAATGTGGTGATTTCTACCTCATCAAAAAGTTGAGTATACCCTATAAACCCAACTTTCTCTGCTTTTTTCAAAGCTATTCCGTATTTGTTATGGGATCCTGCTAATTCACTTTTATACGATTCAACAGGCCAAGGGCTCCCATTAGGATAACTGCTTTCAGCCAATTGAAACAATTCATGTGCTGTTAAATCCCAACTTTGATTAAATAAAAAAACGGTCTTTTCATTTGAATAATTATCCATTGTTCAGTTCCTCATAACGGCTTACTCATTTCCAGTGCATCTTCTCGGTCACCGGTATAGTATGCTTTTTTTATCTTCCCTTTTTCAAAACCAATTTTACTGTACAAACGTTGTGCAGTTTCATTTGAAACGCGAACCTCTAAACTCATTCTTTTCATGCCTTCATGTTGGGAAATTGTTTGCAATTCCGAAATCAAAAAAGTAGCAATTCCTTGTTTTTGATGAGCTGGAATAACAGCTACATTGGTTACATGAGCTTCTTCATCTACTAACCACGCACCGATAAAGCCGATTGCTTGCTTAGATTTTCGAACAATCAAGTAAATAGAGCGAGTATTTGTTTTGATTTCATGTTCTAACGCTTTTTTATTCCACGGTGTTTTTCCATTGTAACAAAGTGTTTCTATTTTTAAAATATCGGAAATATCAGTTTCTGATCCAATTGAAGCTTGCAAAAGAGAGCCATCATCCAACTGAAAGATTTTATTTTCAAGTTGTGCTCGTTTCGCCAACTTTTTATTGGAACCCATTTGATTAGTAAGCGTAATAACATCCTCATTAATAAACCACTGCTTAAATTTTTTCAACATAGGCTTCCTCCAGTTGATCTGGATGCTCTTTACGCCAATTTTCCTCCGCTTCTGCTAGTTTCAAATAGTCAGGCGTGAACATGTGTGCATCTACAGGTTCTTCCTTTATCCCTAATAAACCTAAAACACCAGCTTTTGGCAGATGATCTTTTAATGGCGCTTCAAACACCCGGTTCGTTAAATGCTGTTCAAATGTATCTGTATATAAAGAGCGGTCTTCTCCAATTAATTCAAATGTGCCTTCTCTTTTACTTAAATGCTCAGCCCATAATTCTGCTGAAATATGTGTATCGGGTTCAATTTGAACCAAATTTCCATTTTGCCATTGGTATAAACCGGTATAAATATTTTTACGACGAGCATCAAATAAAGGAACAAGATAGTGTGTTGAGGACTCACAATTTCCTGCTAGTGTTTTCAAACTAGAAATACCAACTAATTCAACACCCAAAGTCCACGCTAACGTTTTAGCAATCGTTACACCAATTCTCAGACCCGTGTAAGAACCCGGCCCTTTAGCAACCACTATTCGATCTAGTTCACTAGGTTTCCATTGAATATCATTCATTAACTCGTCTATAGCAGGCATCAAACGCTCACTATGATTCCGTTTAATAGTTGTAGTCATTTCTCCTATAATTCTTTCTCCATCTAACACTGCAATACTCATTGCTTGATTAGAAGTGTCTATTGCCAATACTTTCATGAGACGACTCCCTTTTATATGACTAGGCCATTTATTCTAATTTTATTTTAGCACATATCTTATAAAAACTTAAATTCCTTATTTTTGTAAACTAACCTGAAAGCGTATTAGTTGATTTTTTATTTGCAAGAAGTTATGCTTCTTTATGTAAAAGATAGTTATTATCTCATCTCCAAAATTTTTGAGTTTACACCTAAAATTTTAGTTAGATAATAGGTTCACCGTCAAAAAATCTAGTTTCATAGGAGGAATTGAACATGGAAAAAGATAACGGAATGAAAGATAAAGCAAAAGGTATTAAAGACAAAGTCGTTGGAGAAGCCAAAGATTCTTATGGTGATGCTACAAACGACCATAGCAAACAAGCTGAAGGTAAAGCTCAAAAAGCCAAAGGCGAAGTTCAAAAAAAGGTCGGCAAAGTGAAAAGCGACTTAGATGACAAGAACAACAAGTAACCTTTAACCTTGTTTCCCCCTAAAGAGTACTGCTAACGTGGTGCTCTTTTTAACTTAACTTATTTTTTACTAAGGAGATTATAATATGGCTAATATCCTAATCACTGGTGCAACGGGAACCATTGGAGAAGTCTTAACAACTCATCTTAAAAAGAACCATAAGTTAACTTTAGTAGATATCGATTTTTCAGATTCAGATAAAGAACTTGTAGATGGTACCACTACAAAAGAGTTAGATTTATCCGTTTTAGATAACTGGAATGGTCTATTAAATGGAGTAGATTACGTCATTCAATTAGCTGGAGATCCTAGCCCTGACGCAGAATTTTATGATAGTCTTTTAGATTTAAATTATAAGATTCCACATAATCTTTACTTAGAAGCTTCCAAAAATGAATCCATCAAACGGATTATTTTTGCTAGTTCGATCCATGCTGTTGATGCTTATCTGCAAAATGTACAAGTCGCTACAAATGATCCCGTACGTCCTGCTGATTTGTATGGGGTGTCTAAAGTCTATCTAGAAGGTTTAGCCAGCCATTACGCTTTTACAGCCGGGCTAGAATCGATTGGCCTTCGAATTGGAGATTTTAAAGGCGATGACTTGCCTGCATTAGCTACACCGGATGCCATGTCCAATTACTTATCAGGCAAAGATATGTGTCACCTTGTAGACTGTTGTTTAACTGCAACACTGAAAGAACCTTTCTTACTGGTTAATGGTATTTCAAACAATACTTTCCCACGTTTAGATATTGACCAAGCTCGCGTTGATATTGGCTACCAACCACAGGATGACGGTTTTAAACTACTCGGTTACTTTAAAAAAAATGAATAGTAAAAAGGCTTTGTTACTCTAAATTAGAGTAACAAAGCCTTTTTGTTTTTTTCTATTCGTTCGGATAATTTTTCCGGACCATTTTCACTTCGTAAACGGCTTTTATTACTATGGCTATGAGCGCTCCCAATAGAGCTCCAAATGGACCAAACAACACTATACAAGCTATAGTGGAGATAAAGGTGTAAAGAGGTCTGACACCAATTTCTCTTCCTGTAACAAACGGTTCAGCAATTTGACGGATAACAGTGATAACGATGTACAATAATCCTAGTTGCCAAGCCAATGTGGTGTTTCCCATAAAGAAATAAACTAACGCCCAAGGAATCATAATGATTCCACTTCCTAAAATTGGAATCATATCTACAATAGCAACTCCTAAAGCTTTTAATCCCCAATGATCAATTCCAATGATAACAAACCCAATGCAGAGTAATATAAAGGTCAACGCAGCCAATTTCACTGCTGCTTTAAAATATCCTCTGATACCTCTTACTGATTGAGATAAAATTTCTTTTAAATCATTCATTTTATTCCTCATTTCTCATTCATTTCTTCTATTATACAAAAAGAACAAGTTGATGTAATCCAACTTGAGTAGTATCTTTAAAATCTACAAAAAAATCACCTTAACAATAACAGTTTCTCTCCTGTATTGCTTAAGGTGATTTAGAGAATATATTAGAAACTTTGGGTTAAACGGCTTTTTATTCTTTCATTTTTTAAATGAAAGCCATAATTACGAAATTAAGAACGAACAGTCCAGTTGAGATCCATAATACTGGATGAATGTCTTTTGTTTTTCCTTTGGCAACTTTAACAATAACGTAGAAAATAAATCCTGCAGCAATACCATAAGAAATACTATACGATAATCCCATAAATATTGAAGCAAAAAATGCTGGAATGGCTTCTTCCAAGCTTTCCCAATTGATTTCTAAGAACGATGACATCATCATTACACCTACTAATATTAAAGAAGCAGAGGTTGCTTGAGTCGGTACAAGCGCTACTAGTGGCGAAAATAAACTTGTTAATAAGAATAATACAGCTACCACAACACTTGTCAAACCAGTTCTTCCACCAGCACCAATGCCGGCCGCACTTTCAACATAAGTTGTTGTATTTGAAGTCCCAAAAATAGCTCCTGCAGAAGTTGCAATTGCATCTGCAAATAATGCTTTGTCCATTTTTGTTTTGAATCCAGCACTATTGTCTAGCGCTAGTTCGTCTTCAGCACTAAATATTCCTGTTTTACGACCAGTCCCAATAAAGGTTCCGATAGTATCAAATATATCCGATAAACTAAAAGCAAAAACCGTCATAATAACTAGAGGTAAACGTGCTACATCTGTAAATAATGAAATCATTCCTTCATTACCGAATGCTGCACCAAAAGTTGTTCCTAATTCTGAGAAAGCATTTCCTAGTGAATTAGCTGGATTAGATACGACAGATAAATCAACAACTCCCATTGGAATTCCAATAAACGTTGTAAGGATAATTCCAATTAAAATAGCACCTTTAACATTTTTAACTAGTAGAATCACTGTAATGATCAAGCCAATCAAGGCCAATAATGATCCAGGACTTGTAAAGTTAACTAATGCAGGGACAATTCCACCACCAGTTACAACACTTGAAATACCATCTGGATAAGAAGAAGCTGCTGCATCAAAAGAAGCATTGTTAACCGTTTGGATATTTCCAGGTTCAGAAGTAAACTGAAGAAATCCTGCATTCTTAATTCCGATATAAGCAACAAAAACGCCGATTCCAGCACTGATTGCATGTTGCAGACTTTCTGGAATTGAATGAATGATCAATTTACGTACTTTTGTTACTGTAATCAAGATATTCACTATCCCACAGATAAACACCATTGCTAAAGCCTCTTGCCATGAAAAACCTAGTGCAAAAACAACTGTATACGTAAAGAATGCGTTCAATCCCATTCCAGGAGCTTGTGCATAAGGGACATTTGCAAATAATCCCATCACTAATGTACCAATAGCAGCTGCTATTATAGTAGATAAGAAAACAGCTTGTGTAGGCATACCCGTTAAAGATAAAATTGCTGGGTTAACAAAAATAATATAAGACATCGCAAAGAAAGTTGTTAGACCTGCCGTGATTTCAGTGCTTACTTTAGTGCCATTTTCTTTCAACTTAAAAAACTTTTCCATTTTACTATTTCCCCACTTTATTTGTATTACAAGTGAACCTGAATAGTTAAACCTACAGAGTCTTTAATTTTCTACCTAACTGCTTCGTAAAAGATATAAGTACAAAAATACAAGTATAAATGATCGCAGTTATTTCAATGTGTCTAATGAAACTCTAAATAAACCTAAATGAGTTTATTTAGAACCAATAGTCTGAACATTTACGGTGTCCGGTAGAAACTTAAAGCCCATATCGCTTAATTATATTCGGTTCTAAACATTGCATGTTAATTATAGAAGATGGCTCAGTATAAAACAACCACAAAAGAAATATTCCACTAATTTAATTAGATTATTGTTCGTGTTTTGTTTGAGAAAATCAGTTAAATTAAGAAATCCTAAAAAAATAACCTTTATTCCCTCTTATTTGTTTCTAATTCTTAACCGCTTTCTTCTTCTAGATTTATTTTATTGACCATGCTACCTAATTTCAACTTCTTATACTAAAGGGTTTTCTTTTTTATTTTGCATAGATTGAGTTACAATAGATTTATCATAAACAAGGGGGAATTAGTATGGATTTCACACAAGTAAAAGGTTACAGCGAGTTAGATTCAAGTCAGATCAGCTTGTTAGCAAATGTTTACGCGCAACACATGGATACGTTAGATGATCCCATTAAATATGATAAGGAAAATATTAAAGAAGTCGTATGGAACAACAGTCTTCAAACCGTAGATGTTCATTTTAATAATGGTGAACTTGTGCATTACGATAGCACTGGTAAATGGACATACGAATAGCCATACTACATTATTTAATTGACTTTCATCATTCAAAAACGGTAAATTTTTTCACTATACAGCTGATGGTTCTTGGTATTGAACTTTTAATATTTTTGACATAAGCAAATAAGGTTGAGCAATATGCCTCAACCTTATTTTGCTGTATTCAATTTATTTTTTGATTACCTCATTGTAACAAATTCTTCTGATCCAGTGGGATGAATAGCTACTGTATTGTCAAAATCTGCCTTTGTTGCACCCATTTTTATGGCTACTGCAAATCCTTGAATCATTTCATCCAGACCTCTTCCAAGCCCATGCAAACCAACTACTTTTTCATTTTCACCTTGGCACACTAGTTTCATGTACGTTTTTTGTCTGTTAGCTGTTATAGAACTGTGCATAGAGGTAAAGATGGATGTATACACTTTAATATCTGCTTCACCATAAGTTTCCTTTGCTTCTTCCTCAGACATTCCAATCGTTCCGATTGGCGGGTGACTGAAGATAACGGTTGGAATATTTGTATAATCCAAAAACTCATTTGGTTTATTGTTGAATAATCGCTCAGACAATCGACGTCCTGCAGCAATAGCAACTGGAGTCAATTCAATACGACCGACTACATCTCCAATAGCGTAAATATTTTTAGCTGTCGTATTTTGGTACTTATCTACTTTAACATACCCACCATCGTTTAATTCAACATCCGTTACCGCAAGATTCAAATTTTTTGTATTTGGTTCACGACCAATTGCCCAAATGACAGCATCTGTTGTATGTGAAGAACCGTCCTCAAAATGAATGGTTAAAGAACCATCTTCATTTTTTTTCACTTCTTTAGGAACAGCATGGATATGTAAAGCTGCTCCTTCTCTAGCCATTGTTTCAACAAGTCCTTCGACAATAATCGAATCAAAATTTCGTAACGGCGCATGCTTTCTAACAAATAAATGCGTATCCGAACCTAACCCATGTAAAACGCCTGCTAATTCAACAGCGATATATCCAGCTCCTACGACTGCTACCCGTTTAGGTAGTTCCGTTAGTTCAAAGAAACCATCTGAGGTCATCCCGTATTCTGCTCCTGGAATTTCTGGCCAAGCTGGACGACCACCTGTAGCAATTAAGAAATGATCTGCTGTGTAATGCTCCCCGTTCACTTCAACAGTATGTGCATCGACAAATTTTGCATAACCGTTGATCAAATCGACTTTATTATTATTTAAGTTTTTTTGATAAATAGTATGCAATCGAGAGATGTATCCCTCTCTATTTTTTACCAATTTTTCAAAATTTAATTGGCGATCTTTAATTGTAATGCCGTAGTCTTCTCCATATAGTTCCATATCTTCCATTATTTGAGCTCCATGCCACATAACTTTTTTAGGAACACATCCTACATTGACACAAGTTCCACCAATAGCGTTGCCTTCAATCAAAGCCACTTTCGCTCCATGCATTCCAGCACGATTAGCTGAAGCAATACCACCGCTTCCTCCGCCTATTACAATGTAATCATATTTTTTAACCATTCATTATTCCTACTTTCTTTTTGTTTTCAATTTACTATAACTTTTAAAAAAACTATCACTTATTCATTATCTTCTATCATTAAGTTTAACTCATTTTCTTGTTTTAAGATATCCTCAAAATAATGATAGTAACTGCCCAGTTCATATCGATAACTTTCTCTTTCGATCCAAGGCTTGTGTTTGCCACAATAATGAATGAATACGACCTTTTCTTCTACCCATTCAATCGAAAATTTACGTGGGAAAACGCGTTTTAATTGAGAATAAAAACGAGCATCTAAGTTATAAATACGCCATTCAGCTTCTTTAACTTCATTCCAATATAAATGGTTGAAAATATCTTGATCAGGAAGAACTAACCGGTTTTTATTGTTCTTGATTGCTGTAATTATCTCTTCAAGATTTCGAGTGCTCCGTATTAAAGTCAAGTTCATCAAAATAACACCCGTGTTGAAGTAATCTTCAGATGATAAAGTTCCTAGGCGAATATTATTGATTGGCTGTATCCATTTTGTAGCGTAGTCATGTGTTGTTGCTACAAATAACTTCCCTTCAAAATCTTGTTTGTAAAAGGTTGAAAAAGAACGTAAATTTATAATGTCAGGATCAAGATATAAAATTCGATCTATTTCTATTGGTAAAACGAATGGAGCAAGTAAACGATAATACATTTCAATCGAATAGTAGCGATTAACAACTGCTTCTTCTGAAAAAAGATTTTTACAATCGACTGGAAAAAATGCATGTCCATTCCCTGTTACGAATTGCTCTACTTCGATTATTCTAGTTTGTGGTATATTTTGATGCATTAAATAAATCGTCATTTTTTCTTTATCATTTGAATGAAAGATTGATCGAAGAGCTGTAAAGAATGGCTCTAAATAATTTTCATTAAGTGTAAATAGTAGATTCATAACCTTTCTCCTATACCTTACTGCTTATTTTATAGTTCAAATGTTGCCTATTCTTCTCTATCTTATAGTATTTTCAAACATTCTTTCTTTCATCAGCATAGTATCTAGATTAAAGTATGAATTAAATAAGCATAAGTTGCAATCAAAGTCGTTTAAAAAAAACCTATTTTATAAAAAATTACAGTACTTCATATCACAGATTTTTTTTTTTACTTTGATTTAATGTATACTGAAATTAATGAATTGATTTTATCAGACAAAGGAGAATTTTATGAAAAAAGATGCATCATTTTATTGGACATTATTTTCATCTACTTTTACATTGAGTGCTTTTACATTTGGTGGAGGATATGTGATTGTTCCGCTTATGCAAAAGCGTTTTGTAAAAGAATTAGGATGGATTACAGAAGAAGAAATGCTTGATTTAGTAGCTATTGCTCAATCTTCTCCAGGACCAATCGCGGTTAACGCTTCAATTATCATAGGTTACCGCATGGCTGGTATTCGTGGCGCTCTTTTATCTGTATTAGGAACGTCTATCCCCCCACTTGTGATTATCACGATTGTTTCCTATTTTTATTTGGCTTTTCGTGACAATGCTATTATAAATGCTGTATTGCTTGGTATGCAAGCTGGAGTCGCTGCTGTTATCGTAAATGTCGTTATTGACATGGTCAAAGGAATTACGAAAAATAAAAAATCCCTCCCCATCCTTGTTATGATTCTTGCTTTCTTAGCAGCCGCCTTTACATCAATTAATATCGTTATTATTTTATTTGTTTGCGGCGCAATAGGTGCTTACACCACTTATAAAGAGACGCATGTAACTAAAGGAGGACTAAACAAATGATTTATTTGCAATTATTTTGGAGCTTTTTCCAAGTTGGCGCTTTAAGCTTTGGAGGCGGTTATGCTGCCTTGCCTTTGATCCAAGAACAAGTAGTTGAGCAAAACAATTGGTTGTCTAGTACGGAATACATTGATATTGTAACAATTTCTCAAATGACACCAGGACCGATTGCTTTGAATGCTTCTACCTTTGTAGGGACAAAAGTAGCCGGAATCCCTGGATCATTGATAGCTACATTAGGTTGTATCACACCTTCTGTTATTATTGTGTTGCTTTTAGCAGTACTTTATTATAAATACAAAGGATTGTCTTTAGTCCAAGGAGTTATTAAAGGCTTGCGTCCAGCTGTTGTTGCTTTAATTGCTTCTGCTGGGTTGTCTATTCTATTAACTGCTTTGTTTAATAGCGAAATCCTTCCAGTTAAATGGGCTGAATTAGATTGGATTTCACTAATTTTGTTTGGTATTGGCTTAACTTTACTGCGAAAAACAAAAATCGGACCAATTTTTATCATGTTGGCGGCGGGACTAGTTCGACTGATGATTTATGGAGTAACGACAATTTAATCTAAAGTACTTTCAGCAACTCATGTCAAATTCTTAGAAGAAATTTTTTCTGGTCTGTGTTGAACTGCTAGACTTAAATAAATTTACTAATAAAAAAAATTATGATCTGTTAAAGTTAAATCATTTGTGAATCTATTTGTCTGCTTTATACTAAAGAAAAAGAATCGATTAAATCACTTTCATTTTGCATACTTCTTCTAGAAAGTAGGTGTTTACATGTTTGAATTAGAATACAGTGAAATCTTTCTCCGATTGATATTAGCCGTTGCATTTGGAAGCGTGATTGGCTATGAGCGGGAAATAAAAGGCCATGATGCTGGTTTACGCACACACATTTTGGTATGTGCTGGAGCCTGTATTATTACATTAGTTCAATTACAAGTTACGTACAGTACAGTTGAAATGGGATTAAGTCAACCGGATCTAGCTCAGGTTTTGAACACAGATATGACTCGGATGCCGGCTCAAATCATTAGCGGAATCGGATTCTTAGGTGCCGGTACAATTATCGTGACTAAAAAAAGTGTTACCGGACTGACAACAGCTGCTTCTATTTGGACGATTGCTGGTTTAGGCATAGCCGTTGGTATGGGAAGCTATTTTTTAGCTCTAATGGGTTGTTTAGTCATTTTACTTGTTTTACGTGTAATCAAAAGGCTCTTTCGTGTTCAAAGTTCAAAAAGAATCGAAATTTATTATGTAAATCGTGAAGAAACAAAAAAATTTCTTACTAGTTATTTTGCTAGTATGGGGATCAATGTTCTCGGCTTAGATTATAGTGTGGATACTAATAATGTAGAGAAAAACAGCTACATTAACCTTTACACACTTAGTTTGCCGGATACTAAATCGATTGCTTCTGTAGTAGAAGATCTCTCAGAATTTGAACACATTCGTCGTGTTCATACGTTAAGAGAAAACTAAAAAGAACAAAAGTGAACATTACTCACTTTTGTTCTTTTTTTTACTAACTCTTAGTGTTTATTCCAAAATACATGGTTTAATGCCAATAAGATGATTCCTGCTAAAGAAAGAAAAGCTCCCAAAATTAAAAATGGTGGTCGGTACGTAAACGTTACTTTTGAAGTTCCTGCCCCCAATGGAAGTCCTACAAAACCTTCATTAACAAGAATCGTTTCAACTTCTTCACCATTGACTTCCGCTTTCCACCCTTGAGTAAATGGAATCGTAGTAGCCAAGATCGATGGTTCAGTCATAGTAATTGAGCCACTGATCATTTGGTTAGTGAACGTTTCAATGTTTAGTTGATTGTCTCTCTTCTCCATCACTCTGTCTGAATAATCTTTATCTAAAGGAACAACGAATACTGTAAGATCTTCTAATTTATAGTTTCCTCCTTTAGAAAACTGAAGAGAGATTGTCTCTTTCTTGCTGTTTTCATCTTGAAACCCCATATTAAACAACATATTTTCCCGTTTAAAGTAAGAACTAAAGCTCAATACATCTGATTGACGAATCGTCTTTTTTCGTTCTCCTAATTCTATTCGAGCATTAAAAGCAGTTGGAGTGCCTGTTAAAGGATCACTTACGCTAGGTGTAAAATCTACCCCTTCCAAATAAAC
Proteins encoded in this window:
- a CDS encoding ABC-F family ATP-binding cassette domain-containing protein, with the translated sequence MILLQAQHVARYFGADVLFENIYLEIQENSRIALVGRNGTGKSTLLKMIADIEQPDAGKIVKGKQVTIGYLAQNTGLSSEKSMWDEMLTVFEPVIQLEKDMRTIEQQLGDPALLSNEELYQSTLNRYDHLQNRFREENGFSYQAEIRSVLHGFRFYEDDYSKHISQLSGGQKTRLALAKLLLEKKDLLILDEPTNHLDIETLSWLENYLQSYTGALLIVSHDRYFLDKVVNEVYEISRQKISHYKGNYSKYLDLKAAQLEQEWKEFEKQQGEIAKLEDFVSRNLVRTSTTKRAQSRRKQLEKMDRIDKPQGDEKSARFSFKSEKESGNVVLTLANGAIGYEDTILSSPIELDVRKYDSIALVGPNGIGKSTLLKSLIGHLPLIQGEKHLGTNVLLGYYDQEQSDLNSTKSVLAELWDEHLTTPEKDIRSILGSFLFSGADVEKSVSSLSGGEKARLALAKLAMNKDNFLMLDEPTNHLDIDSKEVLENALIDFDGTLLFVSHDRYFINRIATTIIELSENGSTLYLGDYDYYLAKKAEQEEMRLLVETKTAETSKVEPVPTVKGNREINKAEQKTLRQLTRRIETIEVEMDELETIISNCETQLIDPEVFGNHLRVQELNTEINVAQEKLDNLVGEWEEKSLQVEELQ
- the tsaD gene encoding tRNA (adenosine(37)-N6)-threonylcarbamoyltransferase complex transferase subunit TsaD, whose amino-acid sequence is MTIKRNLILAIESSCDETSVAVIEDGTIVHSNIVASQIKSHMRFGGVVPEIASRHHVEQITQCIEEAMTEANVNYEDLSAVAVTQGPGLVGALLIGVNAAKAVAFAHQLPLIAVNHMAGHIYANRLIKPLVFPLLALVVSGGHTELVYMKEDGDYTIIGETRDDAAGEAYDKIGRVLGLPYPGGKKIDEMAHLGEDTYHFPRAMLKENNYDFSFSGLKSSFINTVHNANQKGEPLNNINLAASFQASVIEVLVSKTLRAAKEFKVKQLVLAGGVAANKGLRDTLTKVMAEELPDVELIIPPLSLCGDNAAMIGAAASIQYQKNQFTDYALNAKPGLTFN
- the rimI gene encoding ribosomal protein S18-alanine N-acetyltransferase gives rise to the protein MDNYSNEKTVFLFNQSWDLTAHELFQLAESSYPNGSPWPVESYKSELAGSHNKYGIALKKAEKVGFIGYTQLFDEVEITTFGILKPFKNQGIGQSFLSAFIKQLKVEEIKTVFLEVREQNKVAIAVYERAGFETISLRKNYYHDPVDHALIMQLKI
- the rimI gene encoding ribosomal protein S18-alanine N-acetyltransferase, whose protein sequence is MLKKFKQWFINEDVITLTNQMGSNKKLAKRAQLENKIFQLDDGSLLQASIGSETDISDILKIETLCYNGKTPWNKKALEHEIKTNTRSIYLIVRKSKQAIGFIGAWLVDEEAHVTNVAVIPAHQKQGIATFLISELQTISQHEGMKRMSLEVRVSNETAQRLYSKIGFEKGKIKKAYYTGDREDALEMSKPL
- the tsaB gene encoding tRNA (adenosine(37)-N6)-threonylcarbamoyltransferase complex dimerization subunit type 1 TsaB codes for the protein MKVLAIDTSNQAMSIAVLDGERIIGEMTTTIKRNHSERLMPAIDELMNDIQWKPSELDRIVVAKGPGSYTGLRIGVTIAKTLAWTLGVELVGISSLKTLAGNCESSTHYLVPLFDARRKNIYTGLYQWQNGNLVQIEPDTHISAELWAEHLSKREGTFELIGEDRSLYTDTFEQHLTNRVFEAPLKDHLPKAGVLGLLGIKEEPVDAHMFTPDYLKLAEAEENWRKEHPDQLEEAYVEKI
- a CDS encoding CsbD family protein is translated as MEKDNGMKDKAKGIKDKVVGEAKDSYGDATNDHSKQAEGKAQKAKGEVQKKVGKVKSDLDDKNNK